One stretch of Acidobacteriota bacterium DNA includes these proteins:
- a CDS encoding SUMF1/EgtB/PvdO family nonheme iron enzyme: MRSVCVLAALVLLLSLCPAVERSLAPDLDVPFEPTHPEVVAVMLKLAEVGEGDRVVDLGCGDGRIVTAAARLYGARGRGVDMDPRRVREARENAEFDDLGDRVQIEQGDIFQTDLHDATVVTLYLLDPINLRLRPKLFCELAPGARVVSHAFHMDEWEADKVVEHPKARNQRIFLWRIPAQAGGTWKTELGGIDGPEAARLLLRQEFQMLAGALTVSTGSTARIDEGRLMGKEIVFRAALPDHDAIAVIECRGIVEGDHILGSQRVRRGEKWEEYEWRAVRDHVDLAGRWRIDVAGFRGSGGTLVIERRGGDLRAGFMGAGSSDEPEPLESFYSWGASVLFQARVDGQNLRFCGLLEKDQGGGVVNNDGWAVARNWSAARDRGLMPERPEEDPADGAGGADAGDGPGPGGASGTPKVGPAPGDAYTNPIDGSVLVWIPGGDFLMGSDEGNEDERPRHRQAVEGFWLGKYEITNAQYSEFLKANPGQREPLFWSDPAYSRPDYPVVGLTWRDGVKYCIWAGLRMPTEAEWEYAASGGKQHPYPTSGGSLDRGSAAFRDKNGGSQQALYPVGSFPPNPFGIHEMAGNAWEFTSSMYRPYPYSGVDGRETHADAAELIVLRGGAGSFPARYCRTAARQYFARHLQYDFAGLRVARSAVARAVEKR; the protein is encoded by the coding sequence ATGAGGAGCGTCTGCGTCCTGGCAGCGCTCGTGCTGCTGCTATCGCTCTGTCCCGCGGTCGAAAGATCGCTCGCGCCGGATCTCGATGTGCCCTTCGAGCCCACTCACCCCGAAGTGGTCGCGGTCATGCTGAAACTGGCCGAGGTAGGGGAGGGCGACAGGGTCGTTGACTTGGGCTGCGGCGACGGACGCATCGTGACGGCGGCGGCCAGATTGTACGGCGCGCGGGGCCGTGGTGTGGATATGGATCCAAGGCGGGTCCGGGAAGCCAGGGAAAACGCCGAATTCGATGACCTGGGCGACCGCGTACAGATAGAACAGGGCGACATATTCCAAACGGATCTTCACGATGCCACGGTGGTCACCCTGTACCTTCTCGATCCGATCAATCTTCGATTGAGGCCGAAGCTGTTTTGCGAGTTGGCCCCGGGAGCGCGTGTGGTGTCTCACGCCTTTCATATGGATGAGTGGGAAGCGGACAAGGTTGTCGAACATCCCAAGGCGAGAAATCAGAGGATATTCCTATGGCGGATTCCTGCGCAGGCTGGTGGAACCTGGAAGACCGAACTCGGAGGCATCGACGGGCCGGAAGCCGCCAGGCTTCTCCTGAGGCAGGAATTTCAGATGCTCGCCGGCGCCCTGACGGTTTCGACAGGATCCACGGCCCGGATAGACGAAGGCCGGTTGATGGGCAAGGAGATCGTTTTCCGCGCAGCGCTTCCGGACCATGATGCCATCGCCGTCATAGAGTGCAGGGGCATCGTAGAGGGAGACCACATCCTCGGGTCGCAAAGGGTGAGAAGAGGGGAGAAATGGGAAGAATACGAATGGCGCGCCGTCCGGGACCACGTGGATCTCGCCGGGAGATGGCGTATCGATGTAGCGGGGTTCCGGGGTTCGGGGGGCACGCTTGTCATCGAACGCCGGGGGGGTGATCTCAGGGCGGGTTTCATGGGCGCCGGGTCTTCGGACGAACCGGAGCCTCTCGAATCCTTTTATTCCTGGGGGGCCAGTGTTCTGTTCCAGGCAAGGGTGGACGGGCAGAATCTGAGATTCTGCGGATTGCTGGAAAAGGACCAGGGGGGAGGGGTGGTCAACAACGACGGCTGGGCGGTCGCCCGGAATTGGAGTGCGGCCAGGGATCGGGGGCTCATGCCTGAGCGTCCGGAGGAAGATCCGGCCGACGGAGCGGGCGGGGCCGACGCCGGGGATGGCCCCGGACCGGGGGGGGCGTCCGGAACCCCGAAGGTCGGGCCCGCTCCCGGAGATGCGTACACCAATCCCATCGACGGGTCGGTGCTGGTCTGGATTCCGGGAGGAGATTTCCTGATGGGTTCGGACGAGGGAAACGAGGACGAACGTCCGCGCCATCGCCAGGCGGTTGAGGGTTTCTGGTTGGGGAAATATGAGATCACCAACGCTCAATATTCGGAATTCCTGAAGGCCAACCCCGGACAGCGCGAGCCGCTTTTCTGGAGCGATCCGGCCTATTCTCGGCCGGACTACCCTGTCGTCGGGTTGACTTGGAGGGACGGCGTGAAGTACTGCATCTGGGCAGGGCTTCGGATGCCCACCGAGGCGGAGTGGGAATATGCCGCCTCCGGGGGCAAACAGCATCCCTATCCGACATCAGGTGGGAGCCTGGACAGAGGCAGTGCGGCCTTCCGTGATAAAAACGGCGGCTCGCAGCAGGCCCTATACCCAGTCGGGAGCTTCCCCCCCAATCCCTTCGGGATCCATGAAATGGCGGGCAACGCCTGGGAGTTCACCAGTTCCATGTACCGGCCCTATCCGTATTCGGGCGTGGATGGCAGGGAAACGCATGCCGATGCCGCCGAACTGATCGTGCTCCGGGGAGGCGCGGGGTCTTTTCCTGCCAGATACTGCCGCACCGCCGCACGGCAGTATTTTGCACGGCATCTTCAATATGACTTTGCCGGGCTGCGGGTGGCCAGAAGCGCGGTGGCGAGAGCGGTCGAAAAAAGGTGA
- a CDS encoding type II toxin-antitoxin system VapC family toxin: protein MKLLIDTPLLLWAAGAPDRLSAVARSLIEESENDLFFSAAGLWEIAIKRNLGRNDFHVDARVLRRSLLDNGYRELPITSEHAVAVDTLPPIHKDPFDRILVAQATVEGITLLTSDSVVAQYPGPVRLV, encoded by the coding sequence ATGAAACTGCTGATCGACACCCCTTTGCTGCTGTGGGCCGCCGGTGCTCCCGATCGGCTGTCGGCGGTGGCGCGTTCCTTGATCGAAGAATCGGAAAATGATCTCTTTTTCAGCGCCGCCGGCCTCTGGGAGATCGCGATCAAGCGAAACCTCGGAAGGAACGATTTTCATGTCGATGCCAGGGTATTGCGCCGGAGTCTGTTGGACAACGGATACCGGGAACTGCCGATTACGAGCGAGCACGCGGTGGCTGTGGACACTCTGCCACCGATCCACAAGGATCCCTTCGACCGGATCCTTGTGGCTCAGGCAACGGTTGAAGGCATAACCTTGCTGACATCGGATTCTGTCGTCGCGCAATACCCGGGGCCGGTGCGCCTCGTTTGA